In Parasedimentitalea marina, the sequence GTGCGGTCGAACTACACGCAACCGGGCAACCGCGAATTCTATGAAGATTCGCTGAAACTCTGGGAAGAGCTGAGCCATGAGCTGAACTACAACGTGATGTTCAGCCAGCGTTCGCATATTACCCTGCTGCACAGTCCGGGTGCCGTGGATGCCGTCTCACGCGATTACAACATCATGCGGCGCACCGGGAATGCGGATGCCGAAATCTGGAGCCTTGAACAACTGAAAGAGGCGGTGCCGCATCTAAACTACGCTTCTGATGCGCGTTTTCCGATCATGGCGGCGGCGGTGCATAAACGGGCTGGAACCGCGCGCCATGATGCGGTGATCTGGGGCTATGCAAGGGCGGCGGATCAGTTCGGCATAGACATCATTCAGAACTGCGAAGTCACAGGTATCTTGCGTGAAGGAGGCAAGGTCACGGCGATTGAAACCTCACGCGGTAAGATCACCACAGGCAAGCTGGGACTGGCAGTTGCGGGTAGTACCTCGCGTCTGTGGAACATGGCAGGGATGAGCCACCTGCCGATTGAATCCACACAAATTGCAGGCCTTTGTTTCAGAAGCCGTTGAAACCTTTGCTGGACCAGGTGGTGGTCTTTGGCATGGGCGGCGCGCATTTCTATATTTCACAGTCTGACAAGGGTGGCATGGTCTTTGGCGGCGATTTGGACTGGTACAAGTCCTATGCGCAAAAGGGCAACCTGCCGATTGTACAGGACGTAGCCGAGGCGGCGATGTCGGTGTTGCCCTGTCTGGGCCGGGTGCGGCTGCTGCGGCATTGGTCGGGAGTCGTTGATATGTCGATGGATGGGTCACATTTCATCTCAAAAACGCCCATCGACAACCTCTATCTGAACGCGGGTTGGAACTACGGCGGCTTCAAGGCCACTCCGGCTTCGGGCACATATTTTGCCGATCTGATTGCCAATGATCGTCCCCATAAGGTGATCGCCAATCATGACCTGAAGCGGTTTGAGCGTGGCATCCAACTGGATGAGCGCGGCGCTGGCCCAGATCCGAAACTGCACGGATAAGGATAAACAGAATGATAAGAATACCCTGTCCGTTTTGCGGCACCCGAGATCATAGTGAGTTCACTTATGGCGGGGATGGCTCGATCATATACCCCAGCCTGGATGCGCCGATGCAGGATTGGCATGATGCAGTGTTTCAGCGCGAAAACATCTGTGGTGTGCAAGTCGAGACCTGGCAGCATGCGAACGGCTGCCGCATGTGGATCTATGTCGAGCGCGATACCATGACCCACGAAATCCATTCCGTTCGCGCCGCCCATCCAGACATGGCCGTCGCGCTAGAGGTGACAACATGACCGGAACACGTCTGAACAGCGGTGGGCGGATAGATCGCAGCCGCCCGCTCCGGTTCACCTGGGATGGCAGGTCTTACCAGGGTTATGCCGGTGACACGCTTGCCTCGGCTCTGATGGCCGGGGGGGAGGTGATCCTGGGCCGTAGTTTCAAATACCACCGCCCGCGTGGCATCATGTCCGCGGGTGTTGAGGAGTCCGGAGCCATCGTCACCCTCGACACAGGCGATCGGGTCGAGCCCAATGCCAAGGCCACCATGGTTGAACTGTTCGACGGGTTGACCGCCAATGGGCAGAACGCTTGGCCAAATGTACGCAACGATGTTGGCTCTGCCTTGGGTCTGTTCGGTCGGTTTTTCTCGGCCGGGTTTTACTACAAAACCTTCATGGGGTTGCCGCCATTTGAATGGGGCCGTGGAACCGGCATTTGGATGCAGTATGAGAAACTGATCCGTAAAGCCGCCGGTATGGGGGAAGCAGCCCGTGTCGCTGATCCAGATACCTATGATCATGTGCATGCTTTTTGTGATATTCTGGTTGTTGGGTCTGGCCCTGCGGGCAGGAGTGCCGCACTGCAAGCCGCAAAGCTGGGCAAGGATGTAATCCTGGTTGAGCAGGATTTTGAGCTTGGTGGCGATCTCCTAAATCAGCGAGACCCAATGAGTGAGGCGCAGCGCCAAGAACAGGTGGCCGCGCTTGAGGTTGCAGGCGTTCGGATCATGACGCGCACAACTGCCTTTGGCCTTTATGACTACGGTACAGCAGGCCTGTTGCAGCGGGTAACGGATCATTTGGCAGTGAAACCGGATCATTCACCGCGCCAACGGTTCTGGACCGTACGGGCTGGAGCGACCATTCTGGCAACGGGGGCATTGGAGCGCACTCTTGCCTTTGAAAACAATGATCGCCCCGGTGTGATGACTTCCGCTGCCGCCCGAAGCTATCTGAACCGTTTTGGCGTTTTGCCCGGCCAGAATATCGTGCTGAGTACCAATAACGATTCCGCCTATGTGACTGCCGCCGAGCTGGCACAGGCTGGTGCAAAAGTCACTTTGGTTGATCTGAGGGCAGAGATTTCCCCAAATTTGTCAGCGCAGATGAAATCGGCTGGTGTCGAAGTGAAAACGGGTCTCGCCCCTCTTAAAGCATTGGGCAAAAAATCCGTCACCGGAGTGCAATTGGCACGGCCTCAAGATGACAGTTGGACAGCTGCGGAAACCTTGCCCTGTGACCTGTTGCTGGTCTCGGCGGGTTGGTCGCCAGTGGTGAACTTGCTGTCGCATCGTGGCGCCAAACCGGTCTGGGATCATACACTGGCTTGCTTCCTGCCAGCACCTTGTTCAGAGAACGTAACGATGGCCGGAGCGGCCGCCGGTCACTGGAATACTACGGATTGCGCGGCATCAGGCGTCGCGGCGGCACACCTGGCCACGGGCCAAAAGGCTGACGAGATTGCATTGGCTGGCTGGGAGACACCCATCAAGCCTGTCTATGAGGTGCGCTTGGCCGACAAAACGACCAAGAGCTTTGTTGACCTGCAACATGATGTCACCAGCAGTGATATACGCTTGGCACATCAAGAGGGATTTGTCTCGGTCGAGCACCTCAAGCGCTATACCACCTTGGGCATGGCGACAGATCAGGGCAAGGTGGGCAACATCATCGGCCTGGCCCTGATGGCAGAGGCCCTGGGCAAAGACATCCCTGCCGTGGGCACCACTCGTTTCCGGCCGCCTTATACTCCAGTGGCGATTGGGGCCCTGGCGGGGCGTAATACAGGCAGTCATTTTAAGGTCCTGCGCCGCACCCCGTTGCATGACTGGAACCTGCGCCATGGCGCCACCATGACTGATGCGGGTCTTTGGCACCGGCCATGGTATTTTGCCCGAAAGGGAGAGAGTTTCAACGAGACTTACGTTCGAGAGGCCACCACGGTACGTGACACCCTCGGCATTTGTGATGTGAGTTCACTGGGCAAAATCGCGGTACAGGGGCCCGACGCTTCGGAGTTCCTGAACCGGATCTACAGCAATGCCTTTGCCAAACTGGCCGTGGGCAAGGCCCGCTACGGCATCATGCTGCGTGATGATGGCATGGTTATGGACGATGGCACCACCTGGCGGCTGTCGGAAAATGACTTTCTGTTGACCACAACCACCACTGGGGCCGGCAAGGTCATGGTCTGGCTGGAAGAGTTGTTGCAGCTGCGGTGGCCAGAGTTGAAAGTTCACGTCAGCTCTGTCTCGGATCAATGGGCTGGCGTTTCCGTAGCGGGTCCTAAAACCCGTGCGGCAATTGCTGCCTGTGTGGAGGACCCAGAGGTAATTTCTGCGGAAAACCTGCCCTTTATGGGCGTGAGGGAGACCCGCCTTAAAGGCGGGATCAAGTGCCTGATTGCGCGGATTAGTTTTTCGGGCGAGCTCGCCTATGAGGTCTATGTCCATGCCAACAATGGCGAGGCGATGATGGACTTGTTGTGGGCCACATCAGAGCCTTTAGGGGGGTGCCTGTACGGTCTCGAGGCTCTTGGCACTCTCAGAATTGAAAAGGGGCATGTTACGGGTGCAGAACTGGATGGACGGGTGACGATTGATGATGCGGGTCTGGGCAAGATGGCCTCGCCCAAGAAGTCCTTTATCGGTAGCGCCCTGCGCAAACGTCCAGCGCTGGAACGCTCAGATCGACCACAGTTAGTCGGAATCTTCCCGAAAGACCGTAGCGAGAGTTTCAACGGTGGCGCGTTGCTTTGCAATCCGGGGGAAATCTCGGGATTTGGCGAAGGGTGGATCACCGCAGTGACCCATTCTCCGGCCCTCGGGCACTGGATTGGCATTGGCTTTATATCCGGCGGGCATGACGCCTGGCAGGGTAAATTGGTGACTGCAACCGATCCGGTACGAAAGGGCGATGTGACTGTCGAGATCGTCTCCCCTCATATGTTTGACCCAAAAGGGGAGCGGATGCATGGCTAATCCAACTTCATTAATGCAGACCGGACGTCAGCCGGACAACCTTGGCGTCATTGGGACGGCAGGTGTCACCCTGGAAGAGATCTCAGGATTCGGCATGGTGCAAATTTCCGCTTGGGGCGCGACTCTGGCGCAAACCGGTGCTGAGGTCGCTGCTATGGCAGGCTGCGCGCAAGCACCCATGCCAGGCCAGAGCGTTGCTGGTTCGAAGGCGGTTGTGTTGCGGGTTGAACCGTTGAAGTGGTGGTTGGTTACCCCTCCCGGAGCAGTGGTTTCTGCATCAAAACTGGCGCCAGATGTTGGCGCGGTTCTGGACATGCAGGATTCGCGGTGCTGGCTGCGTGTAGGAGGCGATCATGCTGAGATCCTTCTCAACCATTTTTTACCGCTGAACCTAAGGCCTTCAGCCTTTCCGGCGAGGGCCGTGGCAAGCACGGTGTTTCATCATGTTGGCGTCACCCTTTGGCGTGAGGAGAAACATTTCAATATGTTGATACCGCGCAGCTCTGCCCAGTCTTTGTGTGAACTGCTCTTTGAAAGCGCGCGACAATATGGGGTGGGCGAAACATAGCCACCCCTGGAAGCTCCTTGGCCGGGTGGAAACTGAATGAAACCACATATACCAATTGCTGAACAGTTAGAGGCTCTGCGGGGAGACTGTTGCATTTACTTGGCTAAATTCGTGAACTAAACCACTGATATAAACCGAATTTTGACTACATCACACTCAGTGATCGAAAGTTTCAACAATCGAGTGGAAAGTGACGACGCAGCATTGAAATGCTTGGGCTACCGACAAAGATTCCGATCGTTGCCAACCACAAAGGCTACGTTTCAAGGAATAGAAACGATCAGAACGATCAAAAACGGGCATATTCATACTAAGCAACCTGGCGTCAGAGACGAGATGACCTTCAACCAAAATTATAGTCGCATTGGCAGCGTAACATGCCCAAATCATCGACTGCTCTGTATCCTGCTTGAATAATGCAACAGTCCCCGCTGAACTCTTCGTAGAAAAAGTCTGTGACTAGGCAACATGATACTCCAAAATCAACCCCGCTCAAAGGTCGCAGTCCACGTATTGCTCACAACAACACACGCATCATTACCCTAGCCTATTTGAAAGGCTGGATCTAAGCTTTGGGTCATGAAGTTTAAGCAACGGAGACTGCGCATGAGCGTATTTGACGAAGATCTGTTCCTAAAAGGACTCGAGCAACGCAAGGCCACCCTGGGCGCTGAATATGTTGAAAAGAACCTGGCTGCCGCTGATGACTTTTCACGACCTTTCCAGGAAGCCATGACCGCATGGTGCTGGGGTTTCGGGTGGGGTGACGACGTCATCGACGCCAAGACACGCTCAATGATGAACCTGTCAATGCTTGGGGCGTTGGGTAAGATGCACGAGTGGGAGATCCACTGCCGCGGTGCAATTACCAATGGCGTCACACAAGAGGAACTCCGGGCCATCATCCACGTGATTGGAATTTATTGCGGTGTACCCCAAGCAATAGAGTGTATTCGCGTGGCGCGAAAAGTGCTGGAGACCGAAGAGCTTTAGCAGCGTTCTCAACGTTCACTTGCATAGGTAATTGCTTGATTACCTCAAGGGTTTCAGGAGCGTACTCGGGTAAAACCTTCATCCACTATACCAAAAAACGCGGTTCTGGAGCGAAATATTTCGGACCGCGCCCAAGCGGGGGGCTATTGCTGGCTTAGGATAGAACCTACTCGGGGGCCGCTATTATGTTTCATGCATTTGGCAAATGTCTCTGAGATGCCTAATGACTTGCTCCATATAGCTATCATCATAACCGGACTCATTCGTAAGGACACTCAAATAGGCGCAAGACAGCCCGGTTTTCTGATCCACCATTAGGAACTGCCCCCCGTATCCGGCATGCCCGATAAACCGGTCATCTGTCATCACGTGATTGCTGTAGCGAAGCCAGTCCTTAGGCGGTGACATAGAGGGGGCCTGGCGCGATACGGTGGTCTGCAAGAAAGGATGATTTCCGGGACTGCAACCCTCTTTGGTGAACAACAAGCCAAACCGGGCAAGATCCATGGCGCTAAGACAGCCGCCGCCCGAAAATGCAGGCAACCTGTCGCAGCTGGCACTAATGGTAAAAGATCCTTCATATCCGGCCAAATCCGTAATGTCTTCGATCAACGAGGCCATGGGACGCGGGCTGACTTGGGCGCAAATAAGGGTTAGAACATCAGTGTTGGCCGATTTGTAATCGGCGTGACCAGATCGGTTGGTCAAATCCCCGCCTGTAATGCTGAAGGCAAACTCACGCAGGCTCAAGTCTGGCTGACCTTCTGGCGGTAGCCGCCAGCCCAATGCAATTTCCTCCCTGTAACAATCTGCCTGCGGATTGGCGTAATCCTCGGTAAAATTGTTGGCAATGTTCATGTCCAACAGATCCTGCAGTACAGCCCCCCGGTACCCAGAGCCAATGTCTGGCAGATAGTGATCCACTGTCTGGCCCAGATCCAGCAGCCCCTGCTTTTGCAGTAGACCAACGATAAGATGGATATGCATCTTGGTGATGGATTGGATGGAATGCGGTTGTGTGACTGAAAAGTCCAGTGCCGCCCGTGCCAACAAGATCTGATCTGCGCGCAGGCAGACCAACGCTGAAAATGCCTCTGTTCCAGTTAGGGCCGTAACAGAGGCATGCGCCGCGAATTCCGGGTCTTCATTTGGGACCAGCTGCAACACATTGCGCGAGCGAAACATCATGGACCGTCGGAACAATTGATGCGCGTTGTGAAATCCGTGACGACGGTGCGGCGGGCTGTTCCAGCGTTGTTTGTGGGTCTTTCCAACAGCTAAATCAGGGTTTGGAGAGACCTTTCGTGTCATGTCCCGGCCTCGGTATGGATCAGAACATCGACGGCCAACGCCTTATCCTCATAGACAAATAACGGGTTGATTTCCAACTCTACAATCGGGGTGTCACTGGTCTGCACAAAGGCGGCCAAGTCTGCCAGATGCGAGGCCAAGGCATCAAAGTCTACAACAGGTAGCCCCCGAAATCCCTGCATTAGCTTGGCACCCTTAAGGCTGGCAATCGCTGCGCGAATATCCTGTTGGCCACAGGGCAGCAGCAGCGTTGTGGCATCGCCGATCAGCTCTACCAGCACGCCGCCCGAGCCAAGTGTCATCGCTAGGCCAAATAGCGGGTCACGTCGGATGCCAACAATCAGCTCCGCTACCGGGGGTTTTGCCATTGCCTCGACCAGGAAACAGTCAGTGACGGCTGTCTTGTCATAGGTCAAAACCGCCGCCCGCATGGCCGTTAGGGCCTGCGCCACCGCCTCGACGTTGTTTAGGCCCAGGGCAACCGCACCTGCCTCGGTCTTGTGCGCCAGTTTGGGACCCATCATTTTGATCACAACCGGAAAGCCGATTAAGGCCGCAACATCAGCGGCATTGGCACCAGAAACACATTGCCCAGCAGGGACTGCCAGACCTGCATCGGCCAGCAGAGATTTCCCCTTAGCCTCGTCCATGAGTACCATATTTTCAGATATCGTCCGGGGCGCCAGCGCAGACGTCGGATTTTCCAGAATACTGGCGGCGCGTTGACGCCATTGCGCGGCTGCCGCTATCGCATTCAGCGTTTCGTGTATGCCCTGCATCGGCGCCACACCGTTTTCAATCAGCAAGGCGCGGGTTTCTGCATCCATGTTTTCAGGCAGGGTAGCACAGATTGCAGCAGGCACCCCTGAGCTGGCCGCAGCCCTGGCAAAGGCTTTGGCATCATTCTGATAACAGAATTTGGATTCATCCAACCCCGGTGCTGGATAGTCCTGCAACAAGAGAGCTGAATTCACATCATTGCCCGCAATGGCAGTGGCGAAAACCGGCTCTGTTAACTCGGATTGACCCCAAATTGGCGTGGTATAATCCAGCGGGTTCGACACCGTGGCTATGGCTGGAAGAAGCTTGGTTAGAGCCCTCGCCTGATCTTCATCGCAGGCAGGAAAGTCCAGACCGATGGTCTCGGCATGATCCGCCAACATAGTTGCGCCGCCACCTGAACAGGTGAAACCAGCTACTTTGTTTCCGGCGGGTGCGCCCACTACACACAGGTATTTCAGAGTTTCCAGAAACTGCGACGGACTGGTCACACTGATGACAGCCAACCTGTCAAACAGGGCTTGATATAGCTCATTGGCCCCAGACAAGGACCCTGTGTGGCTGATTGTCAAGGCGCTGCCAATCGCCGAGCTACCGGTTTTCAAGGCCACTATGGGTGTATTTGCCCGCAAAGCTTTCAACGCAGCACGTTCGAATTTGGGGATGTCCTGCAATCCTTCGATATGCACACCAATGGCGCGCACCGCCGGGTTTTCACACAGAACTTCGATGAAATCCTCGAGCCCCATGACTGCCTGATTGCCGGCCGAGATCATATGGGTCAGCGGCAAGGACCGCTGGCTCATGGTGATATCAGACGAAAACATACCGCTTTGGGTGATAATTGCAGCGCCATAACCCGGCGAGTCGCCGCCGTGGGCAAAAGGCCACAGCGCTGTATTGTCCAGGTAATTGATCACACCGTAACAATTGGGTCCGATCAAGGCCATGTCGCCCACGGCGGTTTTCAGGCGGTTTTCAGCCTCGGCGCCGTCGGCACCGGATTCTTTGAAACCAGCCGAATAGCAGACAACACCGCCGGCCCCCATTGCAGACAACTTGGCAATGGTTTCTAGGGCGGCGGTAACAGGCACTGCCAGAAACACCGCATCAGGGGCCTGCGGAAGATCATCAATGCTGGCATAGCAAGGGATACCTGCCAGCTCGGCACGTTTGGGGTTTACCGGCCAGAATTCACCGGTGAACCCACGCCTGCGCGCCTCGCCAATGGCGACAATTGCGTCCGCGCCGCCAACAAAGGCGATATGGCGCGGCGACATCAGGCGGTCGAAATTTTTGCGCTGTTCAGGGGTCATGCACCCAGTGGCCTCAGGATAGAGCGGGTGATGATATGGCGCTGAATTTCCGAAGTGCCATCCCAGATCCGTTCCAGCCGACTGTCGCGCCACAGTCGATGTACCGGCAGCTCCTCCATCAGCCCCATGCCGCCAAAAATCTGCACGGTGTCATCCGCCACCTTGTTCAGCATCTCCGAGCAGTAGACCTTGACCATAGCGGCGTCCATGTCCTCCATCTGTCCGGCGTCGGCACGGCGCACCGCGTCAGCAACCAGTAGATCAGCTGTGCGCAGACCAATCGTCATATCCGCCAGCCGGAACCCGGTGGCCTGAAAGCTGCCAATCGGTTTGCCAAACTGTTTGCGGTTCGCGGCCCAGTCCGTCGCCATTTCGAGAAGCCGTTCAGCCTTGCCGCAGCAGGTTGTTCCCACCCAGATCCGGCCCATGCCGAGCCATTTCCCCGACAGTTCCAGGCCTTTGCCCTCGGCCCCGAGAATCTGGTCGGGACCAAGACGCACGTCGTCGAAGCTCAACTCGAATGTCTTGTATCCGCGATAGCTGACGCATTTGTTGCCTTCGCGGATGTCGAAGCCCTTCAGGCCAACATCAACAAGGAATGCGGTGACACGTTTGCGTGGGCCGCGGGGCGTTTCATCATATCCGGTCACAGCAAACACAATGGCAAAATCCGGCATGCAGGGACCCGAGATAAAATGCTTGCTGCCATTCAGAATCCAATCATCGCCATCGCGTTTGGCGTTGGTTTTCATTCCCATCACATCCGAACCCGCCCCGGGTTCTGTCAGGGCAAACAGCTCACGCTTTTCGCCGGTTACGCAGGGCTCAAGGTAGCGGGCGATCTGGTCACCTTCGCAGGCCAACAGCAGTTCGGTTGGGCGCGCGATCCAGGAATGCAGCGCATGGCTGGTTCTTCCGTACTCCCGCTCGACCACCGACATGGCAGTGTAATTCAAGCCGCCACCGCCAACCCGCTCAGGGAGGTTCGAAGCGAACAGGCCGATCTCTTTGGAACGCGCCTCGATCTGACGGCCGATCTCTTCCGGGACATAGCCCAACCGGTCCACCTCTTCCTCATGGGGCAGCAATTCCCCTTTAATAAAGGCGCGGACGGTAGTTTTTAGAAGCTCGTTCTCGTGGGAATCTGTGTGAGTCACATCTTCCTCCTTTAGGTATCTATGGAGTTTTCGATTTGTGCCCGGCGGCGCGACAGGATGGCCGAGGCCGCAAAGGCCACTATGGTAATGACGATCAGGATAACCGCAGCGGCGGCGACGGTCGGGTCGGTGTTTTCACGGATTCCGTTCCACATGCGTCGCGGCAGGGTGTAGACGTTGAATTTCGAAATGAACAAAGTCACCACAATCTCGTCCCAGGACAGGATGAAGGCGAACAACGCGCCGGCAAACACGCCCGGACGGATTGATGGCAGGATCACCCGACGCATGGTGGTTGAACTGGACGCCCCAAGATTACGCGAGGCTTGTTCCAGTTTTGGATCAAAATTCGCTAGCGATGCACTTACTGTTATAAGGACCATAGGCGTTGCCAAAATGGTATGCGCCAGGATCAAGCCCGGATAGCTGTCCAATAATCCCAGTGGTATCCACAGACGATAAAACGCCATCGCCGAGACAATCTGAGGGATAATCAACGGCAGCAAAAGGAAGGCCCGCACCAGCTCGCTGTATTTCGACGTAACCCGCCACAAGCCGATGGCACACAGGGTTCCCAACACGGTGGCCAAAGCTGATGTGCTTAGGGCAATGATCGCACTTTGGCCAAAACTGGAGAGCCATTCCGGGCTGGTGAACAGGTTTTCAAAATGGCGCAGCGAGAACTCGCCCTTGGGCATCGACAGGAACCGCTTGGGGGTCAGGGATACCGGGATGGCGACTAGGGCGGGAAGCACCAGGAACAGCAGCAGAACCCATGCGCCAACGCGGTTAAACAAGGCCAGAAACGACGGCTTCATGATGTGCTCCCCCCAAAGACGGTGCTCAGCTTCATGAATTTTGACATCAGATAGAGCATCGCCAAAACCCCAAACAGCATCAGCGAGGCCAGCATTGCGGCGGTGCCCCATTTCAGCGTCACCAGAAGCTGCACCGAGATGTATTCAGCCACCATCAAGACCTTGCCACCGCCCAGAACGGCTGGGGTTACGTAAAACCCAAGGCTCAGAATGAAGACCAGCAGCGCTGCGGCCACGACCCCCGGTTTGGTCATCGGCAGGTAGATGCGAAAGAATGTCTGTTGTCCGCTGGCACCCAGATTGCGCGAGGCACTCATGACCCGAGTGTCCAACGTCTGCATGTTCACCAGCATCGGCAACACTGCATAGGGCACCATGTAATGCACCATACCAATCAGAACGCCCAGCTCGTTGCGCATAAATGCGATGGGTTCGGCAATGACACCAATGGCCTCTAGCCCGTTGTTAACCAGACCATTGCGGCCCAGCAACATCAGCCAGGAGAAGGTCCGAACTAGAATGGAAATCCAAAAAGAAACCAACAACAGCGTCAGCATCAGATGCTGTTGTTTTTGGTGGGCGTGAACCATCGCATAGGCGATGCAATACCCCAGCATCACGCTAAAGGCTGTGGTCACTACGCAAATCCGAACCGTAGTCCAAATGATGCGGGCGATTGTGTCACTGGTGACGAGCTTTTCGAAATTCTGCAAACCCGGCTGCGGTTCGGTCACGCTTAGCCAAAGAATGTTCAGGATCGGACCCAGATACAACAGGACCACCAGTGCCAAAAAAGGGGCGACGAGCAACCAACCGGGGCTGACATATTTGCGAAGAACATTGGTCACGAAAACCACCCTTCAAAAGAGACAAGAGATCGGTGCCACGCCCGTAAGGCGCAACACATCAAAGATGCAGCCCAGCTATCTAGAGGATCAGCCGGGCTGCTAGGGAGGCGTTAGCTGATCGCCTCGAGGAAGGCATTCACCGCATCGCCGCTGTTTTCGCCCCACCATTCGGGGTCGCTGAATGCGATTTTGTCGATGTTGAGTGCTGACGCGATGGCATAGGGTTGCTGA encodes:
- a CDS encoding ABC transporter permease — protein: MTNVLRKYVSPGWLLVAPFLALVVLLYLGPILNILWLSVTEPQPGLQNFEKLVTSDTIARIIWTTVRICVVTTAFSVMLGYCIAYAMVHAHQKQQHLMLTLLLVSFWISILVRTFSWLMLLGRNGLVNNGLEAIGVIAEPIAFMRNELGVLIGMVHYMVPYAVLPMLVNMQTLDTRVMSASRNLGASGQQTFFRIYLPMTKPGVVAAALLVFILSLGFYVTPAVLGGGKVLMVAEYISVQLLVTLKWGTAAMLASLMLFGVLAMLYLMSKFMKLSTVFGGSTS